The following are encoded together in the Pseudodesulfovibrio indicus genome:
- a CDS encoding molybdopterin-dependent oxidoreductase produces the protein MKITTACTMDCGDACSLVVDTEKKTVRGNPKHPFTKGFCCKKGGRYFERIGSEDRITEPLVRRGSGFEPVSWDEAMALVADKLDAARSVPESILHIHGHGYRGILGKASTVFFEKLGASTHYGCLCDDTGIEACIRDFGVLNHNDPEDILNADRVVNWGRDMTRCSIHQLALVQKARKNGTEVLTISPGGDGTPEFSDVNVMIRPGTDRFLAAAVLKLFLEAGDLNPWVLTRTANWPALRGLVDGLKFRDLCAACEVPARDAEMVYEWYADRGAVATVMGWGLQRHVYGGENVRFINAVAMVSGQIGIRGGGSYFNISSGRNLGDWSHLVEGGVPAGERRRLLLQDLGAELAKADPPVDFVWIDGHNVVNQIPDGLALADALAAPFVVAVEAVMNDTAMRADVILPPALMFEREDVLGSFVHNYVNRCAEVVPPRGNARHDFDIMAELGARLRRPVRFPDRERCLREGLKAANISWDELEENGFARVNHPVVAFEDLVFGHLDGLYRFPEALHPEPPRDPDYPLQLLTLVRGESLHSQIPEQNMRGVPTVWISKQNPAFGGLNPAMDVYLTTDLGAMQVRVETVEDLHPRTVIMRRGGWMKYGHGANAIIAPSVTDMAHGTAYYSQSCRLENR, from the coding sequence ATGAAAATCACAACCGCGTGCACCATGGACTGCGGCGACGCCTGTTCGCTGGTGGTCGATACCGAAAAGAAAACCGTCCGGGGCAACCCGAAGCACCCGTTCACCAAGGGATTCTGCTGCAAGAAGGGCGGGCGCTACTTCGAGCGCATCGGCTCCGAGGACCGGATCACCGAGCCGCTGGTCCGGCGCGGGTCCGGGTTCGAGCCGGTCTCCTGGGACGAGGCCATGGCCCTGGTCGCGGACAAGCTCGACGCGGCGCGCTCCGTGCCGGAGTCCATCCTGCATATCCACGGCCACGGCTATCGGGGCATCCTGGGCAAGGCCAGCACCGTCTTTTTCGAGAAGCTCGGCGCTTCCACCCATTACGGCTGCCTGTGCGACGACACCGGCATCGAGGCGTGCATCCGCGACTTCGGCGTGCTCAACCACAACGACCCCGAGGACATCCTCAACGCCGACAGGGTGGTCAACTGGGGCCGGGACATGACCCGCTGCTCCATCCACCAGCTGGCGCTGGTCCAGAAGGCGCGCAAGAACGGCACCGAGGTTCTGACCATCTCCCCCGGCGGGGACGGGACCCCGGAGTTCTCCGACGTCAACGTCATGATCCGCCCCGGCACGGACCGCTTCCTGGCCGCCGCCGTGCTCAAGCTCTTCCTGGAGGCGGGCGACCTCAACCCGTGGGTCCTGACCCGCACGGCCAACTGGCCCGCCCTGCGCGGGCTGGTGGACGGACTGAAGTTCCGCGACCTGTGCGCGGCCTGCGAGGTCCCGGCCAGGGACGCGGAGATGGTCTACGAGTGGTACGCGGACCGGGGCGCGGTGGCCACGGTCATGGGCTGGGGGTTGCAGCGGCACGTCTACGGCGGCGAGAACGTCCGCTTCATCAACGCCGTGGCCATGGTCTCGGGCCAGATCGGCATCCGGGGCGGCGGCTCCTATTTCAACATTTCCTCGGGCCGCAACCTGGGCGACTGGTCGCATCTGGTGGAGGGCGGGGTCCCGGCGGGCGAGCGGCGCAGGCTGCTCCTTCAGGACCTGGGCGCGGAGCTGGCCAAGGCGGACCCGCCCGTGGATTTCGTCTGGATCGACGGCCACAACGTGGTCAACCAGATCCCGGACGGGCTGGCCCTGGCCGATGCCCTGGCCGCGCCCTTCGTGGTGGCGGTCGAGGCGGTGATGAACGACACGGCCATGCGGGCCGACGTCATCCTGCCGCCCGCCCTGATGTTCGAGCGCGAGGACGTGCTCGGCTCCTTCGTGCACAACTACGTGAACCGCTGCGCCGAGGTGGTCCCCCCGCGCGGCAACGCCCGACACGATTTCGACATCATGGCCGAGCTTGGGGCGAGGCTGCGGCGGCCGGTCCGCTTCCCGGACAGGGAGCGCTGCCTGCGCGAGGGGCTCAAGGCCGCGAACATCTCCTGGGACGAGTTGGAGGAGAACGGGTTCGCCCGCGTGAACCACCCGGTGGTGGCCTTCGAGGACCTGGTCTTCGGCCATCTGGACGGGTTGTACCGGTTCCCGGAAGCGCTGCACCCGGAACCTCCGCGCGACCCGGACTACCCGCTCCAGCTCCTGACCCTGGTGCGCGGCGAGTCCCTGCACTCCCAGATCCCGGAACAGAACATGCGCGGGGTGCCCACGGTCTGGATATCGAAACAGAATCCGGCTTTTGGTGGCCTGAACCCGGCCATGGACGTATATCTGACAACGGACCTGGGAGCCATGCAGGTCCGGGTGGAGACCGTGGAGGATCTGCACCCGAGGACGGTGATCATGCGCCGGGGCGGATGGATGAAGTACGGCCACGGGGCCAATGCCATCATCGCGCCGTCGGTCACGGACATGGCCCACGGGACCGCGTATTACAGCCAGTCGTGCAGACTGGAGAACCGATAA
- a CDS encoding transcription antitermination factor NusB, translated as MQASSAKPLPPARRVALEALFRCLMNRQDIQAALDAALAGGLDDPRDHGLATELCYGYLRLKGRIEYILSRFLKDPGKLTPKMRLAMGVAAYEILFLDKIPAYASVDWAVEFSKSKPGARLAGLFNAVLRRVSELGDAAHDPDFFRRDASLPEFLSRWYSCPQWLVDMWWREYGEKTATDYLEAQIRPPALGFNLFGHPQADELYAEIASWPELIDIEGMSFALPAGTGFEGEPNPPISRQSFAARQAVEALDPETWTGPVWDACSGRGGKTRILLEKGLDVFASDPHKGRLAALSRELPGVETFAANAAEAVPPRVPGSVLLDLPCSGLGVLSRRPDTKWKRRPADLGDLTLLQREILENALAQVRPGGLIAVITCTLNPEENQGLVARFIKDHPEVRVKREWTTPSDSVLNEFFYAASLAVE; from the coding sequence ATGCAAGCAAGTTCCGCAAAACCGCTGCCTCCGGCCCGGCGGGTGGCCCTAGAAGCCCTGTTCCGCTGCCTGATGAACCGCCAGGACATCCAGGCCGCCCTGGACGCCGCCCTGGCCGGTGGCCTTGACGACCCCCGCGACCACGGACTGGCCACGGAACTGTGTTACGGCTACCTGCGCCTCAAGGGGCGCATCGAGTACATCCTTTCGCGGTTCCTCAAGGACCCGGGCAAGCTGACCCCCAAGATGCGGCTGGCCATGGGCGTCGCCGCCTACGAAATTCTTTTCCTGGACAAGATCCCGGCCTACGCCTCGGTGGATTGGGCCGTGGAGTTCTCCAAGTCCAAGCCGGGCGCGCGGCTGGCCGGGCTGTTCAACGCCGTGCTCAGGCGGGTGTCCGAGCTGGGCGACGCGGCCCACGATCCCGACTTTTTCCGCAGGGACGCCTCTCTGCCGGAATTTCTGTCCCGCTGGTACTCCTGCCCCCAGTGGCTGGTGGACATGTGGTGGCGCGAATACGGCGAAAAGACGGCCACCGACTACCTGGAGGCCCAGATCCGGCCCCCGGCCCTGGGTTTCAACCTGTTCGGCCATCCCCAGGCGGACGAGCTGTACGCCGAGATCGCGTCCTGGCCGGAGCTCATCGACATCGAGGGCATGTCCTTCGCCCTGCCTGCGGGGACCGGCTTCGAGGGCGAACCGAATCCGCCCATATCGCGCCAGTCCTTTGCCGCACGCCAGGCCGTGGAGGCCCTGGACCCGGAGACCTGGACCGGCCCGGTCTGGGACGCGTGCTCCGGGCGCGGCGGCAAGACCCGCATCCTGCTCGAAAAGGGGCTGGACGTGTTCGCCTCGGACCCGCACAAGGGCCGCCTGGCGGCGCTCTCGCGGGAGCTGCCCGGCGTCGAGACCTTTGCCGCCAATGCGGCCGAGGCCGTGCCCCCGCGCGTTCCCGGCTCCGTTCTGCTGGACCTGCCGTGCTCGGGCCTGGGGGTTTTGTCCCGGCGGCCCGATACCAAGTGGAAGCGCAGGCCCGCCGACCTCGGCGACCTGACCCTGCTCCAGCGGGAAATCCTTGAGAACGCGCTGGCCCAGGTCCGGCCCGGCGGATTGATCGCGGTCATCACCTGCACCCTGAACCCGGAGGAGAACCAGGGGCTGGTGGCCCGGTTCATCAAGGACCACCCGGAGGTCAGGGTCAAGCGGGAGTGGACCACCCCGTCGGATTCGGTGCTGAACGAATTCTTCTACGCCGCCTCCCTGGCCGTGGAATAG
- a CDS encoding HD-GYP domain-containing protein, whose protein sequence is MDEQEQKSMRLAGNLHDIGKLAVPTELLDKPGALEKDEYVRVQDHATVCAEVLRSIPGLGEVADWACQHHERLNGKGYPLGLTADQLSLGSRIMQVADVHTAITEDRPYRKGMSREQALAVLRSMAEKGFLDADIVDLVIDNHDHLDAVRSMVQSRALSEFERFARGIG, encoded by the coding sequence ATGGACGAACAGGAGCAGAAGAGCATGCGGCTGGCGGGCAACCTCCACGACATCGGCAAGCTGGCCGTGCCCACCGAGCTGCTGGACAAGCCGGGCGCGCTGGAAAAGGACGAGTACGTCAGGGTCCAGGATCACGCCACGGTCTGCGCCGAGGTGCTGCGCTCCATCCCCGGTCTGGGCGAGGTGGCGGACTGGGCCTGCCAGCACCACGAGCGGCTCAACGGCAAGGGGTATCCCCTGGGGCTGACCGCCGATCAACTGTCGCTGGGCAGTCGGATCATGCAAGTGGCGGACGTGCACACGGCCATCACCGAGGACCGGCCCTACCGCAAGGGCATGAGCCGGGAACAGGCCCTTGCCGTGCTTCGCTCCATGGCGGAAAAGGGTTTTCTGGACGCGGACATCGTGGACCTGGTCATCGACAACCACGACCATCTCGACGCGGTCCGGTCCATGGTCCAGAGCCGGGCTCTGTCGGAGTTCGAGCGGTTCGCGCGGGGGATCGGCTAG
- a CDS encoding asparaginase produces the protein MTKSPEIVIFFTGGTIGMSPVEGKEGVAPGGNFEGLLNQLAPQESEVVLRPVLWSDKPSPHMTPADMFRLARDVEEALMEESVLGAVVLHGTDTLVETAYMCDLVVHSDKPVILTGSMRYYSEAGYDGIRNLANTVRACLLPLPPGIGACILMTDRIFAAREAVKVNSLNVDAFESREAGVVGYVAGESVLLARRHSTPNPRRKISPPAIEPNVPLLTAYTGIDRSLVDHARSRGAKGIVIEGFGAGNVPPSMVEGIEACLEAGLPVVLATRCIEGGVWPIYGYPGGGADLHAKGVILSGRLGGPKARIRLMCALGLTSDPEEIRALFEEA, from the coding sequence ATGACCAAATCTCCTGAAATAGTTATTTTCTTTACCGGTGGAACCATCGGAATGTCGCCGGTGGAAGGCAAGGAGGGGGTGGCTCCCGGAGGGAACTTCGAAGGGCTGCTCAACCAGCTCGCACCGCAGGAGTCCGAGGTCGTCCTGCGACCGGTCCTGTGGTCGGACAAGCCCAGCCCGCACATGACCCCGGCGGACATGTTCCGGCTGGCCCGCGACGTGGAGGAGGCGCTCATGGAGGAGTCGGTCCTCGGCGCGGTGGTCCTGCACGGCACCGATACCCTGGTGGAGACCGCCTACATGTGCGACCTGGTCGTCCACTCGGACAAGCCGGTCATCCTGACCGGGTCCATGCGCTACTACTCCGAGGCCGGGTACGACGGCATCCGCAACCTGGCCAACACGGTCCGCGCCTGCCTGCTTCCCCTGCCCCCGGGCATCGGGGCGTGCATCCTGATGACCGACCGCATCTTCGCCGCGCGCGAGGCGGTCAAGGTCAACTCCCTGAACGTGGACGCCTTCGAATCCCGCGAGGCGGGCGTGGTCGGGTACGTGGCCGGCGAGTCCGTGCTCCTGGCCCGCAGGCACTCCACCCCCAACCCCCGGCGCAAGATTTCCCCCCCGGCCATCGAGCCGAACGTGCCGCTTCTCACCGCGTATACGGGAATTGACCGGTCACTTGTCGATCATGCACGAAGCCGCGGCGCCAAAGGGATTGTTATCGAAGGGTTCGGAGCGGGGAATGTGCCACCAAGCATGGTGGAAGGGATCGAGGCGTGCCTGGAAGCGGGGCTGCCGGTGGTCCTGGCCACGCGCTGCATCGAGGGCGGGGTGTGGCCCATCTACGGCTATCCCGGAGGCGGCGCGGACCTGCACGCCAAGGGCGTCATCCTGTCCGGCAGGCTGGGCGGACCCAAGGCCCGCATCCGGCTGATGTGCGCCCTGGGGCTGACTTCGGACCCAGAGGAAATCCGGGCGCTCTTCGAGGAAGCGTGA
- a CDS encoding DsbA family oxidoreductase, which produces MTVQLTIFSDFACPFCFIGKGIVDHFRDEFGLEDLWLPHELHPETPPEGRDLVELFDRFDIDQVTMTCNLRGKPYGIRFGEMTRLPNTRLALEAAEFARDKGRFREFHGRMYRALFTEGRDIGDPAVILAVAEASGLDPEELAPALADHRFAARVAEGSEAARRAGVTALPTFVIKGGRTITGAVDETQFRNALQEAANSD; this is translated from the coding sequence GTGACCGTACAACTGACCATCTTTTCGGATTTCGCCTGCCCGTTCTGTTTCATCGGCAAGGGCATCGTCGATCACTTCCGGGACGAGTTCGGCCTAGAGGACCTCTGGCTGCCCCACGAGCTGCACCCCGAAACCCCGCCCGAGGGCCGGGACCTCGTGGAACTGTTCGACCGCTTCGACATCGACCAGGTGACCATGACCTGCAACCTGCGCGGCAAGCCCTACGGCATACGGTTCGGGGAGATGACCCGGCTGCCCAATACCCGGCTCGCCCTTGAGGCGGCCGAGTTCGCCCGGGACAAGGGCCGGTTCCGCGAGTTCCACGGACGCATGTACCGGGCGCTCTTCACCGAAGGGCGGGACATCGGCGATCCGGCCGTGATCCTCGCCGTGGCCGAAGCCTCGGGCCTGGACCCGGAGGAGCTGGCCCCGGCCCTGGCCGACCACCGCTTTGCCGCGCGCGTGGCCGAGGGGTCCGAAGCGGCCCGGCGGGCCGGGGTGACGGCCCTGCCCACCTTTGTCATCAAAGGGGGCCGGACCATCACCGGTGCCGTGGACGAGACCCAGTTCCGCAATGCTCTCCAAGAGGCCGCGAACAGCGATTGA
- the glnD gene encoding [protein-PII] uridylyltransferase: MQPDSHLPESARRLKQARAHLWERAKAGSVGGFAWEYTHLVDHYFEDRVREAGVQRFGFALVAVGGYGRGRLCPGSDIDVLLLFRSRIPSGADAFIKALLYPLWDLGLDLGHGVRTITDCVSLARKDFQVLASLMDGRPLAGDADVFEHFRATFESKVLRKSGATFAESLREHNETRLVQYGDATGMLEPELKNGLGGLRDGQQVAWLSRVLATMGRDPVFLPEELSRLRDDQAFLNRVRTALHLSAGRKTDRLFFDLQPPTARLMGFVPRTDSPEDRGLAVEFFLSRLHQAMTRIKAMREALFQEGFPVKNGRALPTPSYRNVEAGPAGLFFRSQSAVTPDNVLGAFLESARSGLPLTWGARRIVRSNPGRFAGGLVDRSETLSILVEIFLAPFCGVACEGLVETRLLPAIFPEFGDVEHLIQFNDYHVHPVGRHTLATVALLSSFIRGDGEWTGEMASGIKDPVRLILAGFFHDLGKGQPHHSRTGAEIAREVLARYGRKPELIGDVAFLVEHHLLMPKAATRHDLSDERVPSDVAGVAGTRDRLDMLYLLSVADSMATGPRAWNSWTRSLLGELYFKARKLLQHGPLAEPDAARKLADTRQAVLDAARVDGSGLDPDFAEAGMRAMPTRAFFALSPEAIGTHLRLVKRLWDAVAEDRMRKPSSIGGKGVNLIEAAPGKAENTFELTIAAVDQPYLFATLAGAISLHGLNILAADIFTWKDGTVVDVFTVAEPPENLFAEEVWARISRSVHYALTGKLDLAARLEERRLSPLTKGRSAPKLRPLVTVDTGSSDFHTIVEVAATDRTGFLFDMARTLAEHSLSIHLAKITTIKGRAADVFHVRTQDGQRLLDPERIERLRADLLEAASPR; the protein is encoded by the coding sequence ATGCAGCCAGACAGCCACCTTCCCGAATCCGCCCGCAGGCTGAAACAGGCCAGGGCGCATCTTTGGGAACGCGCCAAGGCAGGTTCGGTGGGCGGATTCGCCTGGGAATACACCCATCTGGTGGACCACTATTTCGAGGACCGCGTCAGGGAGGCCGGGGTGCAGCGGTTCGGCTTCGCCCTGGTGGCCGTGGGCGGTTACGGGCGCGGCAGGCTCTGCCCCGGCTCGGACATCGACGTCCTGCTCCTGTTCCGCAGCCGCATCCCGTCCGGGGCGGACGCCTTCATCAAGGCGCTCCTTTACCCCCTGTGGGACCTGGGGTTGGACCTGGGCCACGGGGTGCGCACCATTACCGACTGCGTGTCCCTGGCGCGCAAGGACTTCCAGGTCCTGGCCTCGCTCATGGACGGACGCCCCCTGGCCGGTGACGCCGACGTCTTCGAGCACTTCCGCGCGACCTTCGAATCCAAGGTGCTGCGCAAATCGGGCGCGACCTTCGCCGAGAGCCTGCGCGAGCACAACGAGACCCGGCTGGTCCAGTACGGCGACGCCACGGGCATGCTCGAGCCGGAGCTCAAGAACGGCCTGGGCGGCCTGCGCGACGGCCAGCAGGTCGCCTGGTTGAGCCGCGTGCTGGCGACCATGGGGCGCGACCCGGTCTTCCTGCCCGAGGAGCTGTCCCGGCTGCGCGACGACCAGGCGTTCCTGAACCGCGTGCGCACCGCCCTGCACCTGTCCGCCGGACGCAAGACCGACCGCCTCTTCTTCGACCTCCAGCCGCCCACGGCGCGGCTCATGGGGTTTGTCCCCCGCACCGACTCCCCCGAGGACCGGGGGCTGGCCGTGGAGTTCTTCCTCTCCAGGCTGCACCAGGCCATGACCCGCATCAAGGCCATGCGCGAGGCGCTCTTCCAGGAGGGGTTCCCGGTGAAGAACGGCCGCGCCCTGCCCACCCCCTCCTACCGCAACGTCGAGGCCGGGCCCGCCGGGCTGTTCTTCCGCAGCCAGTCTGCCGTGACCCCGGACAACGTGCTCGGCGCGTTCCTGGAGTCCGCACGGTCCGGCCTGCCCCTGACCTGGGGCGCGCGGCGCATCGTGCGCAGCAACCCGGGCCGGTTCGCGGGCGGGCTGGTGGACCGGTCCGAGACCCTGTCCATCCTGGTGGAGATCTTCCTGGCCCCGTTCTGCGGGGTGGCCTGCGAAGGGCTGGTGGAGACCCGGCTGCTCCCGGCCATCTTCCCGGAATTCGGCGACGTGGAGCACCTCATCCAATTCAACGACTACCACGTCCACCCCGTGGGCAGGCACACCCTGGCCACGGTGGCGCTACTCTCCTCGTTCATCCGGGGCGACGGCGAGTGGACCGGCGAGATGGCCTCCGGGATCAAGGACCCGGTGCGGCTCATCCTGGCCGGGTTCTTCCACGACCTGGGCAAGGGCCAGCCGCACCATTCACGGACCGGAGCCGAGATCGCCCGCGAGGTCCTGGCCCGCTACGGCCGCAAACCCGAGCTGATCGGGGACGTGGCCTTCCTGGTGGAGCACCACCTGCTCATGCCCAAGGCCGCCACCCGGCACGACCTGTCGGACGAGCGCGTGCCCTCGGACGTGGCCGGGGTGGCCGGAACCCGTGACCGGCTCGATATGCTCTACCTGCTCTCCGTGGCCGACTCCATGGCCACCGGCCCCCGCGCCTGGAACTCCTGGACCCGGTCCCTGCTCGGCGAGCTGTATTTCAAGGCGCGCAAGCTCCTGCAACACGGGCCGCTGGCCGAGCCGGACGCGGCCAGGAAGCTGGCCGACACCCGGCAGGCCGTGCTCGACGCGGCCCGGGTCGACGGGTCCGGCCTGGACCCGGACTTTGCCGAGGCGGGCATGCGGGCCATGCCCACCCGCGCCTTTTTCGCCCTTTCGCCCGAGGCCATCGGGACCCACCTCCGGCTGGTCAAGCGCCTCTGGGACGCCGTGGCCGAGGACCGCATGCGCAAGCCGTCGTCCATCGGCGGCAAGGGGGTCAACCTCATCGAGGCCGCGCCCGGCAAGGCGGAGAACACCTTCGAGCTGACCATCGCCGCCGTGGACCAGCCCTACCTCTTCGCCACCCTGGCCGGAGCTATCTCCCTGCACGGGCTGAACATCCTGGCCGCGGACATCTTCACCTGGAAGGACGGCACCGTGGTGGACGTGTTCACCGTGGCCGAGCCGCCCGAGAACCTCTTTGCCGAGGAGGTCTGGGCGCGCATCTCCCGGTCCGTGCACTACGCCCTGACCGGCAAGCTCGACCTGGCCGCCCGGCTGGAGGAGCGCAGGCTCTCGCCCCTGACCAAAGGGCGCTCCGCCCCGAAACTCCGGCCCCTGGTGACCGTGGACACCGGGTCCAGCGACTTCCACACCATCGTGGAGGTGGCGGCCACGGACCGCACGGGATTCCTTTTCGATATGGCCCGCACCCTGGCCGAGCACTCCCTGTCCATCCATCTGGCCAAGATCACCACCATCAAGGGCCGCGCCGCCGACGTCTTCCACGTCCGCACCCAGGACGGGCAGCGGCTCCTGGACCCGGAACGCATCGAGCGGCTGCGCGCCGACCTGCTCGAAGCCGCCTCGCCCCGGTAA
- a CDS encoding P-II family nitrogen regulator: MKKIEIITRTFKLDDVKTALSGIGVKGMTVSEVKGFGRQGGHKEVYRGAEYQVDFVPKIKIEAVVEDDFAPQVVEAARAAARTGEVGDGKIFVSTVDEVVRIRTGETGEEAI; the protein is encoded by the coding sequence ATGAAAAAGATTGAAATCATCACCCGGACCTTCAAGCTCGACGACGTCAAGACCGCCCTCTCCGGCATCGGGGTCAAGGGCATGACCGTCAGCGAGGTCAAGGGTTTCGGCCGCCAGGGCGGCCACAAGGAAGTGTACCGCGGCGCGGAATACCAGGTGGATTTCGTGCCCAAGATCAAGATCGAGGCCGTGGTCGAGGACGACTTCGCTCCGCAGGTGGTGGAGGCCGCGCGCGCGGCCGCCCGGACCGGCGAGGTGGGCGACGGCAAGATCTTCGTGTCCACCGTGGACGAGGTGGTCCGCATCCGCACCGGCGAGACCGGCGAGGAAGCCATCTAG
- a CDS encoding ammonium transporter — translation MNLTDNAFILVCAALVMFMTPGLALFYGGLVRSKNVLATIMQSFIMLGLMSVLWAVIGYTLSFGSDIGGLIGGLDFAFLTGVGMDNVGSPAENLPHLTFMIFQCMFAVITPALITGAFAERMKFGGFMVFSALWLILVYAPMCHWVWGGGWMGQMGALDFAGGAVVHMSSGAAALCCAILIGKRKGYGSQPFIPHNLPMTILGAAILWFGWFGFNAGSALAADGLAANAFVTTHMATAAAALSWIVAEWMHGGKATTLGAASGAVAGLVAITPAAGFITPMWSIVLGLGAGVICFGGIMLKNRLGYDDALDVVGIHGVGGTYGALATGVLATVGAEGLIAGNAHQLWVQFVSVVATWAFCFVMTFIIFKVVDATIGLKATPEDQDKGMDIAEHSETGYQW, via the coding sequence ATGAATCTCACTGACAACGCTTTTATCCTGGTCTGCGCTGCCCTGGTCATGTTCATGACCCCGGGACTGGCGCTGTTTTACGGCGGGCTGGTCCGCTCGAAAAACGTGCTGGCAACCATCATGCAATCGTTCATCATGCTCGGGCTCATGTCCGTGCTGTGGGCGGTCATCGGCTACACGCTGTCCTTCGGGTCCGACATCGGCGGACTGATCGGCGGCCTGGACTTCGCCTTCCTCACGGGCGTGGGCATGGACAACGTCGGCTCCCCGGCGGAGAACCTGCCCCACCTGACCTTCATGATCTTCCAGTGCATGTTCGCGGTCATCACCCCCGCGCTCATCACCGGCGCTTTTGCCGAACGGATGAAGTTCGGCGGGTTCATGGTCTTTTCGGCCCTGTGGCTGATCCTGGTCTACGCCCCCATGTGCCACTGGGTCTGGGGCGGCGGCTGGATGGGCCAGATGGGCGCCCTCGACTTCGCGGGCGGGGCCGTGGTCCACATGAGCTCCGGCGCGGCGGCCCTGTGCTGCGCCATCCTCATCGGCAAGCGCAAGGGATACGGCTCCCAGCCCTTCATCCCGCACAACCTGCCCATGACCATCCTCGGCGCGGCCATTCTCTGGTTCGGCTGGTTCGGCTTCAACGCGGGGTCGGCCCTGGCAGCCGACGGGCTGGCCGCCAACGCCTTCGTGACCACCCACATGGCCACGGCCGCCGCGGCCCTGTCCTGGATCGTCGCGGAATGGATGCACGGCGGCAAGGCCACCACCCTGGGCGCAGCCTCCGGCGCGGTCGCCGGCCTGGTCGCCATCACCCCGGCGGCTGGCTTCATCACCCCCATGTGGTCCATCGTGCTCGGCCTGGGCGCTGGCGTGATCTGCTTCGGCGGCATCATGCTCAAGAACAGGCTCGGCTATGACGACGCGCTCGACGTGGTCGGCATCCACGGCGTGGGCGGCACCTACGGCGCGCTGGCCACCGGTGTGCTGGCCACGGTCGGAGCCGAGGGACTGATCGCGGGCAACGCCCACCAGCTGTGGGTCCAGTTCGTCTCCGTGGTCGCCACTTGGGCGTTCTGCTTCGTCATGACCTTCATCATCTTCAAGGTGGTGGACGCGACCATCGGCCTGAAGGCCACCCCCGAGGATCAGGACAAGGGCATGGACATTGCCGAGCATTCCGAGACCGGCTATCAGTGGTAG
- a CDS encoding SIR2 family NAD-dependent protein deacylase, giving the protein MSNHALENAALALRNARCAMAFTGAGISVESGVPPFRGPGGVWAKYDPDKFEKGYFKRHPEEVWPLLKEIFYDTLGRARPNPAHLALAELEGAGMLAGIVTQNIDSLHQDAGSRTVHEYHGSTRRMQCLSCRAFFDTGAISLDILPPPCPSCGGLLKPDFVFFGEGIPSDVHAAATDLAKQADVCLIIGTGGQVMPACRIPHIVKNRGGVLIEINLHDTAYTYNATDYFLQGRAGDMTPKLVRAVLER; this is encoded by the coding sequence ATGTCCAATCACGCTCTGGAGAACGCGGCCCTGGCCCTGAGGAACGCCCGCTGCGCCATGGCCTTCACCGGCGCGGGCATCTCGGTGGAGTCGGGCGTCCCGCCCTTCCGTGGGCCGGGTGGCGTGTGGGCGAAATACGATCCCGACAAGTTTGAGAAGGGATACTTCAAGCGCCATCCCGAAGAGGTCTGGCCGCTGCTCAAGGAGATCTTCTACGACACCCTGGGCCGCGCCAGGCCCAATCCCGCGCACCTCGCCCTGGCCGAACTCGAAGGTGCCGGGATGCTCGCGGGCATCGTCACCCAGAACATCGATTCACTGCACCAGGACGCCGGGAGCCGGACCGTGCACGAGTACCACGGCTCCACCCGGCGCATGCAGTGCCTGTCCTGCCGCGCCTTCTTCGACACCGGAGCCATCTCCCTCGACATCCTGCCGCCGCCCTGCCCGTCCTGCGGCGGCCTGCTCAAGCCGGATTTCGTGTTCTTCGGCGAAGGCATCCCCAGCGACGTGCACGCCGCCGCCACGGACCTGGCCAAGCAGGCGGACGTCTGTCTGATCATCGGCACCGGGGGCCAGGTCATGCCCGCCTGCCGCATTCCGCACATCGTCAAGAACCGGGGCGGCGTGCTCATCGAGATCAATCTCCACGATACCGCCTACACCTACAACGCCACGGACTACTTTCTCCAGGGCAGGGCCGGGGACATGACCCCGAAGCTCGTGCGCGCCGTCCTGGAGCGCTAG